A single region of the Corallococcus caeni genome encodes:
- a CDS encoding SanA/YdcF family protein, with protein MKAGGTTRVWVRRGLGLLGLAVAVLLGLSHFVRLRYQGRIVPLAGAPEAPVALVFGAGLAPGAVPSPVLAQRLDAAIALWRQGKVQSLLVSGDNSAPFHNETRAMRNYLLERGVPEDAVLGDEAGLSTYDSCLRAHSVFGADRAVLVTQRFHLSRALFIANSVGIDAWGVAADEGRATPWRYTVRETLSRVLALGMVLLEVKPGSPDGQPPTAPR; from the coding sequence ATGAAGGCTGGCGGCACGACCAGGGTGTGGGTACGCAGGGGCCTGGGGCTGCTCGGGCTGGCCGTGGCCGTCCTGCTGGGCCTGTCCCACTTCGTGCGCCTGCGCTACCAGGGCCGCATCGTGCCGCTGGCGGGGGCCCCGGAGGCCCCGGTGGCCCTGGTGTTCGGGGCGGGGCTGGCGCCGGGCGCGGTGCCGTCCCCGGTGCTGGCGCAGCGGCTGGACGCGGCCATCGCGCTGTGGCGGCAGGGCAAGGTGCAGTCGCTGCTGGTGAGCGGGGACAACTCCGCGCCCTTCCACAACGAGACGCGGGCCATGCGCAACTACCTGCTGGAGCGCGGGGTGCCGGAGGACGCGGTGCTGGGCGACGAGGCGGGGCTGTCCACCTACGACAGCTGCCTGAGGGCCCACTCGGTGTTCGGCGCGGACCGGGCGGTGCTCGTCACGCAGCGCTTCCACCTGTCTCGGGCGCTCTTCATCGCCAACTCGGTGGGCATCGACGCGTGGGGCGTGGCGGCGGACGAGGGACGGGCGACCCCCTGGCGCTACACCGTGCGCGAGACGCTCTCCCGGGTGCTCGCGCTGGGGATGGTGCTGCTGGAGGTGAAGCCCGGCAGCCCTGACGGCCAGCCGCCGACGGCTCCTCGCTGA
- the atpG gene encoding ATP synthase F1 subunit gamma, translating into MASLRDIRKRIRSVKNTRQITKAMKMVSAAKLRKAQDAILAARPYAQTLEQIISELAVRSADQELAHPLLASRPIRRVELLLLTSDRGLAGGFNSNVIRRANRYLYENSNLQVRVSTVGRKGNDFFRNRGQSIRKDFAGLYATLNYRSAANVAEELAAAFLNDEVDAVYVVYNEFVSAITQNVVVSQLLPLQPATAKAAAAPTPETVAAAPALVDFKYEPSRQAVLDRLVPQAVNIKLYRALLESVASEQGARMSAMENATNNATDMISSYTLLYNRTRQAVITKELMEIVSGAEALK; encoded by the coding sequence ATGGCGTCCCTTCGCGACATCCGCAAGCGCATCCGCTCGGTGAAGAACACGCGGCAGATCACCAAGGCCATGAAGATGGTCTCCGCCGCCAAGCTGCGCAAGGCGCAGGACGCCATCCTCGCCGCCCGCCCGTACGCGCAGACGCTGGAGCAGATCATCTCCGAGCTGGCCGTGCGCTCCGCCGACCAGGAGCTGGCGCACCCGCTGCTCGCCTCCCGCCCCATCCGCCGCGTGGAGCTGCTGCTCCTCACGTCCGACCGCGGCCTCGCCGGCGGCTTCAACTCCAACGTCATCCGCCGCGCCAACCGCTACCTGTACGAGAACAGCAACCTCCAGGTGCGCGTCTCCACGGTGGGCCGCAAGGGCAATGACTTCTTCCGCAACCGCGGCCAGTCCATCCGCAAGGACTTCGCCGGCCTGTACGCGACGCTGAACTACCGCTCCGCCGCCAACGTCGCGGAAGAGCTGGCCGCCGCCTTCCTCAACGACGAGGTCGACGCGGTCTACGTCGTCTACAACGAGTTCGTCTCCGCCATCACCCAGAACGTCGTCGTGTCGCAGCTGTTGCCGCTGCAGCCCGCCACGGCGAAGGCCGCCGCCGCGCCCACCCCGGAGACCGTGGCCGCCGCGCCCGCCCTGGTGGACTTCAAGTACGAGCCGTCCCGCCAGGCCGTGCTGGACCGGCTGGTGCCCCAGGCGGTCAACATCAAGCTGTACCGGGCGCTGCTGGAGAGCGTGGCCAGCGAGCAGGGCGCGCGCATGAGCGCCATGGAGAACGCCACCAACAACGCCACGGACATGATCTCCAGCTACACCCTGCTCTACAACCGCACCCGCCAGGCGGTCATCACCAAGGAGCTCATGGAGATCGTCTCCGGCGCCGAGGCCCTCAAGTAG
- the atpD gene encoding F0F1 ATP synthase subunit beta, with translation MSAQVPTTGRITQVLGPVVDVEFPPGGLPEVYAALKLTNPNLGAEKDNLTIEVAQHLGENTVRCIAMDSTEGLGRGMPVSNTGAPIQVPVGKATLGRIMNVTGEPVDEMGPVNATEYWPIHRAPPPFTEQDVRVQMFETGIKVIDLLAPYTRGGKIGLFGGAGVGKTVLLQELIRNVAVERGGFSVFAGVGERTREGNDLYHEMQETKVIQTDNLEKSQAVLVYGQMNEPPGARARVALSALTMAEYFRDVEGRDVLLFVDNIFRFTQAGSEVSALLGRIPSAVGYQPTLATEMGGLQERITSTTKGSITSVQAIYVPADDLTDPAPATAFAHLDATTVLNRSIAELAIFPAVDPLDSTSRILSADVLGAEHYAVARRIQGILQRYKELQDIIAILGMDELSEEDKLSVARARKIQRFLSQPFFVAKVFTGLDGRYVKLQDTIRSFKEIADGKHDDLPESAFYMVGSIEEAQEKARKLAAA, from the coding sequence ATGAGCGCTCAAGTCCCGACGACTGGCAGGATCACGCAGGTTCTCGGCCCCGTGGTCGACGTGGAGTTCCCGCCCGGCGGGCTCCCTGAGGTGTACGCCGCCCTCAAGCTGACCAACCCCAACCTGGGCGCGGAGAAGGACAACCTCACCATCGAGGTGGCTCAGCACCTGGGTGAGAACACCGTGCGCTGCATCGCCATGGACTCCACGGAGGGCCTGGGCCGCGGCATGCCGGTGAGCAACACGGGCGCCCCCATCCAGGTGCCGGTGGGCAAGGCCACCCTGGGCCGCATCATGAACGTCACCGGCGAGCCGGTGGACGAGATGGGCCCCGTGAACGCCACCGAGTACTGGCCCATCCACCGCGCGCCCCCTCCGTTCACGGAGCAGGACGTGCGCGTGCAGATGTTCGAGACCGGCATCAAGGTCATCGACCTGCTCGCCCCCTACACCCGTGGCGGCAAGATCGGCCTGTTCGGCGGCGCCGGCGTGGGCAAGACGGTGCTCCTGCAGGAGCTCATCCGCAACGTGGCCGTGGAGCGCGGCGGCTTCTCCGTGTTCGCCGGCGTCGGTGAGCGCACCCGCGAAGGCAACGACCTGTACCACGAGATGCAGGAGACCAAGGTCATCCAGACCGACAACCTGGAGAAGAGCCAGGCGGTCCTCGTGTACGGCCAGATGAACGAGCCGCCCGGCGCCCGCGCCCGCGTGGCCCTCTCCGCGCTGACCATGGCGGAGTACTTCCGCGACGTGGAGGGCCGTGACGTGCTCCTCTTCGTGGACAACATCTTCCGCTTCACCCAGGCCGGCTCGGAAGTGTCCGCCCTCCTGGGCCGCATCCCCAGCGCGGTGGGTTACCAGCCCACGCTCGCCACGGAGATGGGCGGCCTGCAGGAGCGCATCACCTCCACCACCAAGGGCTCCATCACCTCCGTGCAGGCCATCTACGTGCCCGCGGACGACCTGACGGACCCCGCGCCCGCCACCGCGTTCGCCCACCTGGACGCGACCACGGTGCTCAATCGCTCCATCGCGGAGCTCGCCATCTTCCCCGCCGTGGACCCGCTGGACTCCACCAGCCGCATCCTGTCCGCGGACGTGCTGGGCGCCGAGCACTACGCCGTGGCCCGCCGCATCCAGGGCATCCTGCAGCGCTACAAGGAGCTCCAGGACATCATCGCCATCCTCGGCATGGACGAGCTGTCCGAAGAGGACAAGCTGTCCGTGGCGCGCGCCCGGAAGATCCAGCGCTTCCTGTCCCAGCCGTTCTTCGTGGCCAAGGTCTTCACCGGCCTGGACGGCCGCTACGTGAAGCTCCAGGACACCATCCGCTCCTTCAAGGAGATCGCGGACGGCAAGCACGACGACCTCCCGGAGTCCGCCTTCTACATGGTCGGCTCCATCGAGGAGGCGCAGGAGAAGGCCCGCAAGCTGGCGGCGGCTTAA
- a CDS encoding F0F1 ATP synthase subunit epsilon: protein MAKLTVEIVTPEKRILSVQADEAIVPGGEGLFGVRPGHTPFLSLVEPGTLTLIEAGKQDRYFVAGGFVEVSNDKVLVLADAAEHVTGIDVASARRRMEEAQARLKDLNSADARYALEQAAVRREAARIGAAESR from the coding sequence ATGGCCAAGCTGACTGTCGAGATCGTCACCCCCGAGAAGCGCATCCTGTCCGTGCAGGCCGACGAGGCCATCGTGCCGGGCGGAGAGGGCCTGTTCGGCGTGCGGCCCGGCCACACGCCGTTCCTGTCGCTGGTGGAGCCGGGCACGCTCACCCTCATCGAGGCGGGCAAGCAGGACCGCTACTTCGTGGCCGGCGGCTTCGTGGAGGTGAGCAACGACAAGGTGCTGGTGCTGGCGGACGCCGCCGAGCACGTCACCGGCATCGACGTCGCGAGCGCCCGCCGCCGCATGGAGGAGGCCCAGGCGCGCCTCAAGGACCTGAACAGCGCGGACGCGCGCTACGCGCTGGAGCAGGCCGCGGTGCGCCGTGAGGCCGCGCGCATCGGCGCCGCCGAGTCCCGCTGA